The Undibacterium cyanobacteriorum genomic sequence CGGAGGCGCTTGTCAGGTTTGTGCATCACCATATGCGCCGTACAACGGGTGCAGTTGCTAATCCAACCACAAGCATCACAGTGCAGGACGGGCGCATAACCGCGCCGATTGAGGAATAGTAGTGATTGCTCACCCTTCTCTAAACGCAAGCGTACCGCGGAGATCAAACGCTGAGTCAAGCCTTCGGAGGGCTTCTCGCGCTCCGTATTAATGATCTTCACAATCGGTAAAACCGCATCTTTGACGGCACGCTCACGCAGTTCTAATTTGCGATAACGGCCTGCCTTGCTGTGTTGCCAAGTCTCTAAAGAGGGTGTGGCTGAGCCTAACACCACCGGAATGCCAAGCTGATGGGCACGCCATACTGCCAAGTCGCGCGCTGAATAACGCAAGCCTTCTTGCTGTTTGTAGGAAGGATCATGCTCTTCATCGATTACGATCAATTGCAGATGCGGCAAGGACGAAAGGATCGCCAGACGCGTGCCCAAAATAATCCGAGCTGCACCAGTGTGTGCTGCTAACCAATGGAGTAGGCGCTCACCTTCCGCCATCCCACTGTGCAAAGTCGCGATCTGAATTCCGGCAAAACGAGCCCGGAAATGGGCTTCAAGCTGTGGTGTCAGGTTGATCTCAGGCACCAAAATCAAGACCTGCGATTGGGCGTCCCGCTCCAAAATACGCGCCGTGGCTTGCAAATACACCTCGGTTTTCCCGCTGCCGGTGACGCCATGCAGTAAATACGGTGCGAAGCCAGTGGTCGGATTTGCGCCTGCGCCGGTGCCAATTACCTTACTGTTGGCAGCACCATTTCCAGAAATGGCATCGACCGCCGCCTGTTGTTCGCGGTTGAGGTCTTTGGCGCTGGGACTCAATGCACTCGCTTTAGCATCCACCTCAGCGTTGGATTGCAATGGCGCTTTTGCCAATTTCTTTAAATTGCGATCCAAAGATACCGGCTTCAAGGCGCGCAGATTTTTGGGTAGTGCCGGCACCATCACTTCGCCCAAGGGTCTTTGGTAGTAGTCGGCCGCAAAGCCACATAAGTCCATCCATGCTTGACTCAAGGGTGGACATTGATGACGAATCGCCAAGGCATCTTTCAACTTATCTGCAGCCACTTGGGTGGTGTCGGACACCGCGACGATCACACCCGCCAGCTCTTGCCGACCAAAGGGCACGATCGCAATTTGACCTGGAAGCGGACGCACGCCATCGACTTGCCAGCCATAATCAAATAGTCTGTCAAGAGGGGTATCGAGAGCAATAGTGAGGTAAATGCGTTCCACGAACTTAATGTAAGGCTTGAGATATTGCGCTAACTATCGGTTTTCTATGGTCTTTTTTTTCTATCCACAGCTTTTGTGGATAACTTTGTGGAAAAGCCTATCTTGACACTGCCAAAGCCTAGATTCTATGCGGGTTTCAATAGATTGCCCAATTGCGATGCAGAAAAAACACCCTTTAAAATCAACGGCTTACAAAAACAAATTTGAGGCAAAAAACATTTTTACTGAGAATTTTTTTGTCTGTGGTTTTTTGTGAATAAGTACCAGAAATCGATAGCTTTTTTGGTACTTATCCACCGCTCCATATCGCATTTTCCAGCGCATTTGCCTCGCCAGACCGCATGCCCATTCACTTTTGCACAGCAACACGATGGCGGTATGCGAAATTGCTGGGATTTCGGGTCAGGTACACTCGTTTAAAAAAGTCGATACAAGTCAAACAAGTGACGCTTTGTCCCACTTCCTTGCCGTGAAACTTGTTCGTTTGAGTCTGCGGGCGATGAGTCATTCCCGCCCGCATAGGCTGTTTAAGCTTGTTGACGCTGACGGCGGCTGACTTCATGCACCGTTTCCACCAAGACCGTCACAGCATCTGGCGAAGTGAACTGAGAAATGCCATGACCCAAATTAAACACATGGCCATGACCAGCACTTGGTTTGCCATAAGCTTCCAAAGTAGCTGTCACTTGCTGACGGATTTGCTCAGGTTCAGCAAACAAAACGGCTGGATCCAAGTTTCCTTGCAAGGCGACTTTATCACCCACGCGCGCACGCGCTTGACCCAAATTCACGGTCCAGTCGAGGCCCAAAGCATCGGCACCAATGTCGGCCATTTGCTCTAACCACAAACCGCCACCCTTAGTGAACACGATACATGGAATGCGTTGACCATCTTTCTCACGTTGCAATTGATTCACGATGTCTTGCATGTATTTGAGCGAGAAGCGTTGATAGGCGCCGTCGGCCAAGGCCCCGCCCCAGCTATCAAAAATCATGACGGCTTGAGCGCCCGCATCGATTTGCGCATTCAAATAAGTCGCGACCGCTTGCGCGTTCAAACTTAAAATACGCTCCAACAAATCAGGACGCTTGTACATCATCGCCTTGATGCCGTGGAACTCACGTGAGCCTTGGCCTTCCACCATATAGCAGGCCAAAGTCCAAGGACTTCCCGAGAAACCGATCAAAGGCACACGTCCGTTGAGGGTCTTACGAATCTGGGTCACGGCGTCATACACATATTGCAGGCTACCTTCTGGTGGCAATTCCAAAGCC encodes the following:
- the hemE gene encoding uroporphyrinogen decarboxylase, with product MTSFAPLKNDTFLRALLRQETEYTPLWLMRQAGRYLPEYRATRKGAGSFMSLAKNPDFATEVTIQPLDRYALDAAILFSDILTVPDAMGLGLYFEEGEGPKFERPLKDEKAAMALELPPEGSLQYVYDAVTQIRKTLNGRVPLIGFSGSPWTLACYMVEGQGSREFHGIKAMMYKRPDLLERILSLNAQAVATYLNAQIDAGAQAVMIFDSWGGALADGAYQRFSLKYMQDIVNQLQREKDGQRIPCIVFTKGGGLWLEQMADIGADALGLDWTVNLGQARARVGDKVALQGNLDPAVLFAEPEQIRQQVTATLEAYGKPSAGHGHVFNLGHGISQFTSPDAVTVLVETVHEVSRRQRQQA
- a CDS encoding primosomal protein N'; this translates as MERIYLTIALDTPLDRLFDYGWQVDGVRPLPGQIAIVPFGRQELAGVIVAVSDTTQVAADKLKDALAIRHQCPPLSQAWMDLCGFAADYYQRPLGEVMVPALPKNLRALKPVSLDRNLKKLAKAPLQSNAEVDAKASALSPSAKDLNREQQAAVDAISGNGAANSKVIGTGAGANPTTGFAPYLLHGVTGSGKTEVYLQATARILERDAQSQVLILVPEINLTPQLEAHFRARFAGIQIATLHSGMAEGERLLHWLAAHTGAARIILGTRLAILSSLPHLQLIVIDEEHDPSYKQQEGLRYSARDLAVWRAHQLGIPVVLGSATPSLETWQHSKAGRYRKLELRERAVKDAVLPIVKIINTEREKPSEGLTQRLISAVRLRLEKGEQSLLFLNRRGYAPVLHCDACGWISNCTRCTAHMVMHKPDKRLRCHHCGLETRIPRHCPTCGNIDLQALGRGTQRLEEALHGIFPEARVFRIDADSTKLKGSAEAAFDTVHRGEVDILIGTQMVAKGHDFKNLTLVAALNPDSALFSQDFRASERLFAQLMQVAGRAGRAGQKEGGNASEVLIQTRYPDHPLYHALMAHNYHRFADDLLEERQQAAMPPFIYQALLRAEARDLETAIGFLQEAARCLEFPGITINDPIPMTMTRVHNMDRAQLLIESNSRPALQAFLKEWISMLRSWKTRVKWGVEIDPVDI